In one Sporomusa sphaeroides DSM 2875 genomic region, the following are encoded:
- a CDS encoding FAD-binding oxidoreductase: MNNTTAKKITSTEQLQELFRQAQAKKTPVSLYRKGQPGGIALDFSEWNAIEAFDIDNLMVIVPPGILLKELNAIAAAKGLRFIPADTPAYENLSIGEWAYQGCPNPSAWKYGAGKHFLLGGNYVLPNGDTTPVGGSCIKNVTGYDFTRYLTGGYADLAAGVRYIIKLMPQPACRKRYDITVPALANAIELINYLHSRPVPPAWLFWVDETVGSRLFRQTHQGQRVLFELDGNQAEVIDYAKEVDAYLAAANSRPAAEPATIPALSGLEANTDIFWLLDELKVPYTAMDTFAANTVKTISETGIAGGLFGQLADGKIHLCLNCKKEASKTVIAALQAEACKLGGAVSGKYNRLYGPQMCSPLTALELAFKQRIDPQQIFNQGVVSQ; this comes from the coding sequence TTGAACAATACAACAGCAAAGAAAATAACCTCAACAGAACAGCTTCAAGAACTATTTCGCCAGGCACAGGCAAAGAAAACCCCGGTTTCCCTGTACCGCAAGGGACAGCCAGGCGGAATTGCCTTAGATTTTAGTGAATGGAATGCAATCGAGGCTTTTGACATCGACAATCTGATGGTCATTGTACCGCCCGGAATCCTGCTCAAAGAACTCAACGCCATTGCCGCTGCCAAGGGGCTGCGGTTTATTCCGGCCGATACTCCAGCCTATGAGAACCTGAGTATCGGTGAATGGGCCTACCAAGGCTGCCCCAATCCGTCAGCCTGGAAATATGGGGCCGGGAAACACTTTCTGCTTGGCGGTAACTATGTACTGCCCAACGGTGATACCACGCCGGTGGGTGGCAGCTGCATCAAAAACGTGACAGGCTACGATTTTACCCGGTATCTGACAGGCGGTTACGCCGATTTGGCCGCAGGTGTCCGCTATATCATTAAACTTATGCCGCAGCCGGCCTGCCGTAAGCGTTATGACATTACCGTTCCTGCACTGGCGAACGCCATCGAACTTATTAATTACCTGCATAGCCGGCCTGTTCCGCCCGCCTGGCTCTTTTGGGTCGACGAAACCGTGGGCAGCAGGCTATTCAGGCAAACGCACCAAGGCCAGCGGGTTCTCTTTGAATTGGACGGAAATCAGGCAGAAGTTATAGACTATGCCAAAGAAGTCGACGCCTATCTGGCTGCTGCCAACAGCCGGCCAGCAGCCGAACCGGCAACCATACCGGCACTCTCCGGCCTGGAAGCAAACACAGACATCTTTTGGCTGCTGGATGAATTGAAAGTACCTTATACGGCAATGGACACCTTTGCCGCCAACACAGTTAAGACAATAAGTGAAACAGGTATAGCGGGAGGCTTGTTCGGACAACTGGCAGACGGGAAAATCCATCTCTGTTTGAACTGCAAAAAAGAAGCAAGCAAAACAGTTATTGCCGCCTTGCAGGCTGAAGCCTGTAAACTGGGAGGCGCAGTCAGCGGAAAATATAACCGGCTGTACGGGCCTCAGATGTGCAGCCCACTCACAGCACTGGAACTGGCTTTCAAACAACGCATTGATCCCCAACAGATATTTAACCAGGGGGTGGTTAGCCAGTGA
- the mobA gene encoding molybdenum cofactor guanylyltransferase: MSGGKSRRMGRNKSFVRLGGRPLIEIVVGKVADIFQQKPVIITNHPEEYSYLGCNMIGDIVKDKGPLGGIHAGLISSPTPYIFVFACDMPFIEKAFIHYMMNRLAGEDILIPHNGESVEPLHAIYSKQCIAAIELHLHKDHCCVQSFFQDVNIAYVEQPEMTGLNILDHYFLNVNTVEDLTAAERYLVQSRDNLKS; this comes from the coding sequence TTGTCTGGAGGGAAAAGCCGGCGAATGGGGAGAAATAAATCTTTTGTAAGACTGGGCGGCAGGCCGTTAATCGAAATTGTTGTCGGGAAAGTGGCCGACATTTTCCAGCAGAAACCGGTGATTATTACCAATCATCCGGAGGAATACTCTTATTTAGGGTGTAACATGATTGGTGACATTGTCAAAGATAAAGGCCCGTTAGGCGGCATCCATGCAGGGCTGATTAGTTCACCTACACCTTACATATTTGTTTTTGCCTGTGACATGCCTTTTATCGAAAAAGCCTTTATCCACTATATGATGAACCGGTTAGCAGGGGAAGATATTCTTATTCCGCATAACGGCGAAAGTGTAGAGCCTTTGCACGCAATATACTCAAAGCAGTGCATAGCTGCGATTGAGCTTCATCTTCATAAAGATCATTGCTGTGTTCAATCTTTTTTTCAAGATGTAAATATCGCCTATGTTGAGCAACCTGAGATGACTGGGCTGAATATCCTGGATCATTATTTCTTAAATGTGAATACAGTGGAAGATTTAACAGCAGCTGAGCGTTACCTTGTGCAGTCGCGTGATAACCTCAAATCTTGA
- a CDS encoding FAD-binding oxidoreductase, translating to MNSTILNELRRIVGDRYVMSEKEDRIIYASDSTMFDYCPDVVVQPATREEVVAIVKLAARNNIPVTGRGAGTCLSGGAIALKGGIIVDMVRMNRIRSIDAANKVAVVEPGVITFELASQAAKQGLLYPPDPSSWKESTLGGNVAECAGGPKGVKYGITRNFVLSLEVVLPNGQVVETGNAVDGDMCGPDWTMLLTGSEGTLGLITAITLRLVSAPITKKTMLAIYERLEDAAKTVSVTMASGIIPTTLELMDNMAIVATEKALKIGLPVHAGGLLLIEVDGVPSTVEENAKRISEICQECGVMEFKIAQTAAEAEKLWAARRGIAKAFGQIAPCKYAEDATVPRSLVPVLVEKSMEIAKKHNIPILICGHAGDGNMHPTILFDKRDKAAFERAEKALADVHIVTLELGGTLSGEHGIGFAKAPYLRAEVGPVGYKLGKDVKAVIDPENFMNPGKMFNYEGELH from the coding sequence ATGAACAGCACTATTCTCAATGAACTCCGGCGCATAGTCGGCGACAGATATGTCATGAGTGAAAAAGAAGACCGGATCATTTACGCCAGTGATTCCACCATGTTTGACTACTGTCCGGACGTCGTGGTACAGCCGGCCACCCGTGAAGAAGTGGTTGCCATTGTCAAATTGGCCGCCAGGAACAATATTCCCGTTACCGGACGGGGAGCAGGTACCTGCCTGTCCGGCGGAGCCATTGCCCTCAAAGGCGGAATTATTGTCGACATGGTAAGAATGAACCGCATCCGTAGCATTGACGCCGCTAACAAGGTAGCCGTTGTTGAACCGGGGGTTATTACCTTCGAGCTGGCTTCACAAGCCGCCAAACAAGGTCTGCTCTATCCGCCTGATCCTTCCAGCTGGAAAGAATCGACGCTGGGCGGTAATGTAGCCGAATGTGCCGGCGGTCCCAAAGGGGTTAAATATGGGATTACCCGTAACTTTGTGCTGAGTTTGGAAGTGGTATTGCCAAATGGTCAAGTGGTTGAAACCGGCAATGCGGTAGACGGTGATATGTGCGGGCCGGACTGGACTATGCTGCTGACTGGTTCAGAAGGAACACTGGGCTTGATTACGGCCATTACCCTGCGGCTAGTATCGGCTCCCATAACCAAAAAGACCATGCTGGCTATTTATGAACGCCTGGAAGACGCGGCCAAAACCGTGAGTGTGACCATGGCGTCCGGAATTATTCCGACTACGCTGGAGTTAATGGATAACATGGCCATTGTGGCTACGGAAAAGGCATTGAAAATTGGCTTGCCGGTACATGCTGGCGGGTTGCTGCTTATTGAAGTTGACGGAGTGCCGTCAACGGTAGAGGAAAATGCCAAGCGGATCAGCGAAATTTGCCAAGAGTGCGGCGTAATGGAATTTAAAATCGCTCAAACGGCAGCCGAAGCCGAAAAACTATGGGCGGCCCGCCGGGGTATCGCCAAAGCCTTTGGTCAGATTGCCCCCTGCAAATATGCTGAAGATGCCACCGTACCGCGCAGCCTGGTTCCGGTATTGGTGGAAAAGTCAATGGAAATAGCGAAAAAACATAATATACCTATCCTGATTTGCGGTCATGCCGGTGACGGCAATATGCATCCGACGATTCTGTTTGACAAAAGGGATAAAGCCGCGTTCGAGCGGGCCGAAAAGGCATTGGCGGATGTGCATATTGTGACGTTGGAGTTAGGCGGAACCTTAAGCGGCGAGCATGGAATCGGTTTTGCCAAAGCGCCGTATTTGCGCGCCGAGGTGGGTCCTGTCGGCTATAAGCTGGGGAAGGATGTGAAGGCGGTTATTGATCCTGAAAACTTTATGAACCCCGGGAAAATGTTTAATTATGAAGGGGAACTGCATTAG
- a CDS encoding 4Fe-4S dicluster domain-containing protein — translation MLNTAFVIGNPDLCIGCRTCEIACVLAHTEKKLGTEAIKDVPFVPRLSVVKTEDVSVPIQCRQCEDAPCAEACPEKAIVQREQTIYVLANKCVGCKNCLMACPIGAVYLTRVEENPCQKTAYKCDLCIETPEGPQCIKKCPTKALSLVLPESITSSIKAKRTNAVRNA, via the coding sequence ATGCTTAATACTGCTTTTGTGATCGGCAACCCTGACTTGTGTATCGGCTGTCGTACCTGTGAGATTGCCTGTGTGTTAGCGCATACCGAGAAAAAACTGGGTACTGAAGCAATTAAGGATGTACCGTTTGTACCCCGGTTATCTGTCGTAAAAACCGAAGATGTCAGTGTTCCCATACAATGCCGCCAATGTGAAGATGCGCCTTGTGCGGAAGCCTGCCCGGAAAAAGCTATTGTTCAGCGTGAGCAAACCATTTATGTACTTGCCAACAAATGTGTTGGCTGTAAAAACTGTTTGATGGCCTGCCCGATCGGGGCTGTGTACCTGACGCGGGTGGAAGAGAATCCTTGTCAAAAGACAGCTTACAAATGTGATTTGTGCATTGAAACGCCTGAAGGTCCTCAGTGTATAAAAAAGTGCCCGACCAAAGCGTTGTCGCTTGTTTTGCCTGAGTCTATCACGAGCAGCATTAAAGCAAAACGTACTAATGCAGTAAGAAACGCTTAA
- a CDS encoding valine--tRNA ligase, with the protein MEQKNNIPTVYDPQAVEAKWYAFWEENNLFHAKTDPNKQPFSIVIPPPNVTGQLHMGHALDNTLQDILIRFKRLQGYDTLWMPGTDHAGIATQIKVEEMLAQDGKTRYDLGRETFIDRVWDWKAQYGSRIINQLKRLGASCDWQRERFTMDEGCSKAVREVFVSLYEQGLIYQGNRITNWCPRCNTALSDIEVEHEEQPGNLYHVRYPVEGADGEYVTVATTRPETILGDSGVAVHPEDARYKHLLGKYLVLPLVGRRLPIVADEYVDPSFGTGAVKVTPAHDPNDFDMGLRHKLPEIVVINPDGTMAADTGKYAGIDRYECRKALVDDLKAQGYLVKIDEHNHAVGHCQRCSTIVEPLVSKQWFVKMEPLAKPAIEAVTSGNIQFVPERFTKTYTNWLENIRDWCISRQIWWGHRIPAWYCGCGEVTVSRDDITACPKCGGSVEQDPDVLDTWFSSALWPFSTMGWPENTAELKQFYPTSVLVTGYDIIFFWVARMIMMGLKFQEDIPFRHVFIHGLVRDSQGRKMSKSLGNGIDPLDVIDKYGADTLRFMLVTGNTPGNDMRFYWERVESSRNFANKIWNASRFVLMNLEGFDPAFVPDAKAFTLADKWILSRYNQTVADVTRNLERFELGEAARMVYEFIWDEFCDWYIELAKGRLYNKEDAESRKVAQYVLSYILGNTLTLLHPFMPFITEAIWQSLPHQGLSIMTNSWPVEDTKLSYPQDEQLMGILMEVIKAVRNMRAEVNVPPGKKSEVILKIAAAELKTRLEANSDYIRILAAAEPVTILAIDAATPENAMTAVANGVEIYLPLKGLIDVEKETARLNKEMVSLDKELSRIAGKLDNPAFTAKAPAEVIEKEKIKQTEYLEKQAAIKERLAYLAQL; encoded by the coding sequence ATGGAACAGAAGAACAATATTCCAACCGTCTATGACCCGCAGGCCGTTGAGGCCAAATGGTATGCATTCTGGGAAGAAAATAATTTATTTCATGCCAAGACAGATCCGAATAAACAGCCCTTCAGCATTGTTATTCCGCCGCCCAATGTTACCGGACAATTACATATGGGCCACGCCCTGGATAACACCCTGCAGGATATTCTTATCCGGTTTAAGCGGCTGCAGGGTTATGACACGCTGTGGATGCCGGGTACCGACCATGCAGGAATTGCCACCCAGATAAAGGTGGAAGAAATGCTGGCCCAGGACGGGAAAACCCGTTATGATCTGGGGCGCGAAACCTTTATTGACAGGGTATGGGACTGGAAAGCCCAGTACGGCAGCCGCATCATCAATCAACTCAAGCGTTTGGGTGCTTCCTGTGATTGGCAGCGCGAACGCTTTACCATGGATGAGGGCTGCTCGAAAGCTGTCCGCGAAGTATTTGTCAGCTTGTATGAGCAAGGGCTTATTTACCAGGGCAACCGTATCACCAACTGGTGCCCGCGCTGTAATACGGCGCTTAGTGATATTGAGGTAGAGCATGAGGAACAGCCGGGTAATTTGTATCATGTCCGTTATCCGGTAGAAGGTGCTGACGGTGAGTATGTAACTGTTGCCACCACCCGGCCGGAAACCATCCTGGGAGACAGCGGGGTGGCTGTTCATCCCGAGGATGCCAGGTATAAACATTTGCTGGGCAAATATCTGGTACTGCCGCTGGTAGGCCGCCGTTTGCCGATTGTGGCTGATGAATATGTTGACCCTTCTTTTGGCACAGGCGCGGTAAAGGTGACACCGGCGCATGATCCTAACGATTTTGACATGGGATTAAGGCACAAACTTCCCGAAATTGTTGTTATAAATCCTGACGGTACTATGGCTGCAGATACCGGCAAATATGCCGGCATAGACCGCTATGAATGCCGTAAGGCGCTTGTTGACGACCTCAAAGCCCAGGGTTATCTTGTAAAAATTGACGAGCACAATCACGCTGTCGGCCATTGCCAGCGCTGCAGCACAATTGTTGAGCCGCTGGTATCGAAACAATGGTTTGTCAAGATGGAGCCGCTGGCTAAACCGGCGATTGAAGCGGTAACCTCAGGCAACATCCAATTTGTACCTGAGCGTTTTACAAAAACTTACACCAATTGGCTGGAGAACATCAGGGACTGGTGTATTTCCCGTCAAATTTGGTGGGGTCACCGGATTCCGGCCTGGTATTGTGGTTGCGGTGAAGTTACCGTATCCCGGGATGACATTACCGCCTGCCCCAAGTGTGGCGGCAGTGTTGAACAAGACCCCGATGTGCTGGATACTTGGTTTAGTTCGGCGTTATGGCCGTTTTCCACCATGGGCTGGCCGGAAAATACCGCCGAATTAAAACAATTTTATCCGACCAGTGTACTGGTGACAGGCTATGATATTATTTTCTTCTGGGTTGCCAGAATGATCATGATGGGACTGAAGTTTCAGGAGGATATTCCTTTCCGGCATGTCTTTATTCATGGCCTGGTACGTGATAGTCAGGGACGGAAGATGAGTAAATCGCTCGGTAACGGTATTGACCCGTTAGACGTGATTGATAAATACGGTGCCGATACCTTGCGCTTTATGCTGGTAACCGGCAACACGCCCGGCAATGATATGCGTTTTTACTGGGAACGGGTAGAGTCCAGCCGGAACTTTGCCAACAAGATTTGGAATGCTTCGCGGTTTGTGCTGATGAACCTGGAAGGCTTTGACCCGGCATTTGTACCAGATGCCAAAGCCTTTACCCTTGCCGACAAATGGATTTTGAGCCGTTATAATCAGACGGTGGCGGATGTTACCCGCAATCTGGAAAGGTTTGAGCTGGGGGAAGCTGCCCGCATGGTATATGAGTTCATCTGGGACGAGTTCTGTGACTGGTATATTGAGTTGGCCAAAGGCCGTCTTTATAATAAGGAAGATGCTGAAAGCCGCAAAGTGGCCCAGTATGTTCTCAGTTATATATTAGGTAATACGCTAACCCTGCTTCATCCCTTTATGCCCTTTATCACTGAAGCCATCTGGCAGAGCCTGCCGCACCAGGGACTTAGTATTATGACCAATAGCTGGCCGGTGGAAGACACAAAACTGTCTTACCCTCAGGACGAGCAGCTTATGGGTATTTTGATGGAAGTAATTAAAGCGGTGCGCAATATGCGGGCCGAAGTCAATGTGCCACCGGGGAAAAAGAGTGAGGTTATTTTAAAGATTGCCGCTGCTGAGCTTAAAACCCGGCTTGAAGCCAATAGTGACTATATCAGAATATTGGCTGCCGCCGAGCCGGTGACAATTCTTGCCATTGATGCCGCCACACCGGAGAACGCTATGACCGCAGTGGCAAATGGCGTGGAGATTTACCTGCCGCTTAAGGGACTGATTGATGTTGAAAAAGAAACAGCCCGGCTAAACAAAGAAATGGTCAGTCTGGACAAAGAACTTTCCCGTATTGCCGGCAAACTTGATAACCCTGCCTTTACCGCCAAAGCTCCTGCAGAGGTTATTGAGAAAGAAAAGATCAAACAAACTGAGTATCTGGAAAAACAGGCAGCCATTAAAGAGCGCCTGGCCTATTTAGCCCAACTGTAG
- a CDS encoding (Fe-S)-binding protein: MNNQEEIKHLEKEIVKCARCGGCRSVCPVTIAEHQENTTARSKVRMLEAVLAGQVELTPAVQSRFEKCLLCKACKSGCGSSVAVDELVLEARAKLVKRNGLNPFKKMAFTAQRYRKLFDLGLRMGGVFQGLIFKSLPDGSGKVARIPLPGAGLSVRRVVPNMTSKPFRSRIPYLTKAQTSQSKGTVIFFTGCTLNYMYPETGEAVLRILTRNGYDIIIPEDQCCCGTPALTSGDVETARILAEQNIKAINQQQYDYIITACPTCGTALRAEYKSLLKDSPLLREWETLSAKVMDITEFVVQHGDLTSFGKLPLKITYHDACHFVRGMNVAAQPRQIFQAIPGLEFTEMKEADRCCGCGGTFSAVYYELSRKINDVKIDNIEATGMDYVTAGCSSCRMHITDGLNQRNSWVKFLHTAEIIDKAYEAGQKEKGGQV; the protein is encoded by the coding sequence GTGAACAATCAAGAAGAAATCAAACACCTGGAAAAAGAAATCGTCAAATGTGCACGCTGTGGCGGTTGCCGCTCGGTTTGCCCTGTCACCATCGCCGAGCACCAGGAAAATACCACAGCCCGCAGCAAAGTGCGCATGCTTGAAGCCGTACTGGCAGGCCAGGTAGAACTGACCCCTGCCGTACAATCCCGGTTTGAAAAATGCCTGCTCTGCAAAGCCTGTAAGTCAGGCTGCGGTTCCAGTGTTGCAGTAGATGAACTGGTTTTGGAAGCCAGAGCCAAGCTAGTCAAACGCAACGGACTCAATCCCTTCAAAAAAATGGCTTTTACTGCCCAGCGTTACCGCAAGTTATTTGATTTGGGACTGCGCATGGGAGGCGTCTTCCAGGGACTAATCTTCAAATCCCTGCCAGACGGCAGCGGCAAAGTAGCCCGTATTCCCCTGCCCGGAGCAGGCCTCAGTGTACGCAGGGTCGTACCCAATATGACAAGCAAGCCGTTCCGGTCACGAATACCATACCTCACCAAAGCTCAAACCTCGCAAAGCAAAGGTACAGTTATTTTCTTTACCGGCTGCACACTAAACTACATGTACCCCGAAACCGGCGAAGCCGTACTTCGTATCCTGACCCGCAACGGCTATGATATTATCATCCCTGAAGACCAATGCTGTTGCGGCACCCCGGCCCTTACCTCCGGCGATGTCGAAACCGCCCGGATACTGGCCGAACAAAACATCAAAGCCATTAACCAGCAACAGTATGACTATATCATTACCGCCTGCCCAACCTGCGGCACCGCCTTACGGGCAGAATACAAGTCCCTGCTTAAGGATTCGCCGCTCTTACGCGAATGGGAAACCCTATCCGCCAAAGTCATGGACATCACTGAGTTTGTGGTACAGCACGGCGATCTGACAAGCTTCGGCAAGCTGCCGTTGAAAATCACCTACCATGACGCCTGCCACTTCGTGCGTGGCATGAATGTCGCGGCACAACCGCGGCAAATCTTCCAAGCCATCCCCGGCCTGGAATTTACCGAAATGAAAGAGGCAGACCGCTGCTGCGGCTGCGGCGGAACCTTCAGTGCCGTATACTATGAACTGTCACGTAAAATCAATGACGTTAAAATCGACAACATTGAAGCCACCGGCATGGACTATGTCACAGCCGGCTGCTCATCCTGCCGGATGCATATTACCGATGGCCTGAACCAACGAAACAGCTGGGTTAAATTCCTGCACACCGCTGAAATTATTGACAAGGCTTATGAGGCAGGCCAAAAGGAAAAGGGGGGTCAGGTTTAA
- the fdhF gene encoding formate dehydrogenase subunit alpha: MVMVNLTIDGQVIEIAEGSTLLEAAQQAGVTIPTLCHLADLTPEGACRVCVVEVEGVRGLVTACTYPASAGLVVRTNSAVIREARKSVVELILANHPQDCLHCQRSQDCELQSLSSNLGIREIRFEGERRSYAIDDSNPFIIRDNNKCILCGRCVRVCREIQCCDTLDWTNRGFDTKVTPAFDEPMVDSSSCVFCGTCVSACPVGALTEKPMQHAGLPDKKVKTTCPFCGVGCNFDLNVKDGKVIGVTSNLSSPVNGRLTCVKGRFGIDFIHSPERLTTPLIKKNGEFVEASWDEALDLIASKFTDIKTSHGSDALAALSSARCVNEDNYLMQKFMRAAIGTNNIDHCARTUHAPTVAGLATSFGSGAMTNSINEIPHSKVLFVIGANPTEAHPVIGAKMRQALRNGATLVVADPRKTELAGKAHVWLRLKPGTDIALINGLMHIILKSGWHDEAFIKECTSGFEQVAETVEKYTPEYVEKITGVPEHLLFEAAKIYGTAERAQIFYTLGITEHICGTDNVMSLANLTLMTGNIGKPNAGLNPMRGQNNVQGACDMGALPNVYPGYQKVDFPMVQDKFEEAWGVKLSNKVGLMIPDMFDKAISGEVKAMYIMGEDPVLTDGDANHVRKALQHLDFLVVQNLFLTETAKLADVVLPGASFAEKDGTFTNTERRVQRVRQAINPLGDSRPDWRILIDLSNRMGYPMSYNHPSEIMDEMASLSPIYGGVSFDRLDESGLQWPVTDKNHPGTQYLHDKGKFSCGIARFQPIEHQPPGEEPDAEYPFLLSTGRILYHYNITTPGYSKTLTSFRSEEQAMLNPDDAKRLGIQDQETISVASRRGKVQTKAWVTDRVPPGVIWMSFHYLATPTNELTSSNVDKTTKTYEYKVSAVKIEKL, encoded by the coding sequence CTGGTAATGGTCAATTTAACCATTGATGGACAGGTTATTGAAATCGCTGAAGGAAGTACTCTGTTAGAGGCAGCTCAACAAGCCGGAGTAACAATCCCCACTTTGTGCCATCTTGCCGACTTAACTCCCGAGGGTGCCTGCCGGGTCTGTGTCGTGGAGGTAGAAGGTGTGCGAGGGCTGGTTACTGCCTGTACCTATCCGGCTTCAGCAGGACTGGTGGTACGCACTAACTCTGCAGTTATCCGGGAAGCACGCAAAAGTGTGGTTGAGCTCATATTGGCTAACCATCCGCAGGATTGCCTGCATTGTCAACGCAGCCAGGATTGCGAATTGCAGTCGCTCTCAAGCAATCTTGGCATTCGCGAAATTCGCTTTGAGGGAGAACGCCGCAGCTATGCCATAGATGACAGCAACCCCTTTATTATCCGTGATAACAACAAGTGTATTCTTTGTGGACGCTGTGTCCGCGTTTGCCGGGAAATACAATGTTGTGATACCCTCGATTGGACAAACCGGGGCTTTGATACTAAGGTAACGCCGGCTTTTGACGAACCAATGGTCGATTCGTCCAGTTGTGTATTTTGTGGAACCTGCGTATCGGCCTGCCCGGTAGGCGCTTTGACAGAAAAACCTATGCAGCATGCCGGTTTGCCGGATAAAAAGGTCAAAACCACCTGCCCCTTCTGCGGCGTTGGCTGCAATTTTGACCTGAACGTAAAGGACGGCAAGGTCATTGGGGTTACCTCCAATTTGAGCAGCCCTGTCAACGGTCGCCTTACCTGCGTTAAAGGCCGTTTCGGCATTGACTTCATCCACAGCCCGGAGCGCCTTACCACACCTTTGATCAAGAAAAATGGCGAATTTGTGGAAGCAAGCTGGGATGAAGCGCTCGATTTGATTGCCAGCAAATTTACCGACATAAAAACTTCCCACGGCAGTGATGCCTTAGCGGCACTTAGTTCTGCCCGGTGTGTTAATGAAGACAATTATCTTATGCAAAAATTCATGCGCGCAGCGATCGGCACCAATAATATCGATCACTGCGCCCGTACCTGACACGCTCCCACCGTGGCCGGTCTGGCCACTTCATTCGGTTCCGGAGCAATGACCAATTCCATTAACGAAATTCCCCACAGTAAAGTTCTGTTTGTCATTGGCGCTAACCCAACCGAAGCCCATCCTGTCATCGGAGCCAAAATGCGTCAAGCCCTCCGCAACGGTGCTACTCTCGTGGTAGCCGATCCACGGAAAACCGAGCTGGCCGGCAAAGCCCACGTATGGCTGCGCCTGAAGCCTGGTACCGATATTGCCTTAATCAACGGTCTTATGCATATTATTCTTAAGTCCGGCTGGCACGACGAGGCCTTCATCAAAGAATGCACCAGCGGCTTTGAGCAGGTAGCGGAAACCGTGGAAAAATACACCCCCGAATATGTGGAAAAGATTACCGGTGTACCCGAACACTTGTTGTTTGAAGCAGCCAAAATTTATGGTACTGCGGAACGGGCTCAGATTTTCTATACCTTGGGCATCACCGAACACATCTGCGGCACAGATAATGTTATGAGCTTAGCCAATCTCACTTTAATGACAGGCAATATCGGTAAACCCAATGCCGGCCTGAATCCGATGCGCGGCCAAAACAATGTGCAGGGTGCCTGTGACATGGGGGCTTTGCCTAATGTTTACCCAGGCTACCAAAAAGTCGATTTCCCGATGGTGCAGGATAAGTTTGAAGAAGCATGGGGCGTAAAATTATCGAACAAAGTCGGGCTCATGATTCCCGATATGTTTGATAAAGCCATTAGCGGCGAAGTCAAAGCCATGTATATCATGGGGGAAGATCCGGTGCTGACTGACGGCGACGCCAATCATGTACGCAAAGCCCTCCAGCATCTGGATTTCCTGGTGGTGCAAAATCTATTTCTGACCGAAACTGCCAAGTTGGCAGATGTGGTTCTGCCAGGAGCCTCCTTTGCCGAAAAAGACGGCACCTTTACCAATACCGAACGCCGTGTGCAGCGGGTCCGGCAAGCCATCAACCCGCTTGGCGACAGCCGTCCTGACTGGCGTATCCTGATCGATCTGTCCAATCGTATGGGATATCCGATGTCCTACAATCATCCGAGTGAAATTATGGATGAAATGGCCTCGCTCAGCCCGATCTACGGCGGTGTTTCCTTTGACCGCCTGGACGAAAGCGGCCTGCAGTGGCCGGTAACGGACAAAAACCATCCCGGTACCCAATATCTTCATGATAAAGGCAAATTCAGTTGTGGTATTGCCAGGTTCCAGCCAATAGAACACCAGCCGCCCGGCGAGGAGCCGGACGCCGAATACCCCTTCCTCTTAAGCACAGGCCGTATCCTCTATCATTACAATATTACAACCCCCGGGTATTCAAAAACGCTGACTTCTTTCCGCTCTGAGGAACAAGCCATGCTGAATCCTGACGATGCCAAACGACTGGGTATTCAGGATCAGGAAACCATCAGTGTGGCCTCACGGCGCGGCAAAGTACAGACCAAGGCATGGGTAACCGACCGGGTGCCGCCGGGAGTCATCTGGATGTCCTTCCACTACCTGGCAACTCCGACCAATGAGCTTACCAGCAGCAATGTCGACAAAACGACTAAAACCTATGAGTATAAGGTATCTGCCGTTAAGATTGAAAAGCTATAA